TTAAATCAGGCTTTAAGGGCACTTCGTGTAAGTTAAATCGTAAACTCACGCTAGACTGTAGACGTGTTTTGTTTTAATCAGATAAGGACAGACTTCATAAAATGCCGATGAATAGGATAATGTAAGCGGGTTTTCTTGAGCTTCTACAGTCCCTTGCTGTAGACCGGTATAAACTTCGGTAAATGCCATGGGAGTGGGCGTGGCGCCTAATTTTTCCCAGGTCTTCAGGTAAATCTTTATTTCCGGCACCCGTATTTTTAACCCCTTGAGGTCCGCGGCAGTCTCGATCTTTCTCTTGCTTGTGACATACCTGGCGCCCCTGTGCATAGGTCCCATCAACTCAAACGAGCCCTTTGTCCCCACCTCGTCAAGCAGCTGTTTACCCAAGTCTCCATACCAGACTTTTTTGAAATGGCTGTCGCCCTGGTACAGGAAAGGAACCGCATCTATTGCAGCCAGGCTTGTATAAGGTTCCAGGGTGCCGACGCT
This sequence is a window from Peptococcaceae bacterium. Protein-coding genes within it:
- a CDS encoding TRAP transporter substrate-binding protein; this encodes MKKRRITLPAIFLVLLLILGSMAGCAPKPAEKAKESAKPLILKLANVSPVGDPRDEAAKKFAAAVEKKTEGKVKVEVYSGGTLGTWRDTIEGLKPGIVQVVLESVGTLEPYTSLAAIDAVPFLYQGDSHFKKVWYGDLGKQLLDEVGTKGSFELMGPMHRGARYVTSKRKIETAADLKGLKIRVPEIKIYLKTWEKLGATPTPMAFTEVYTGLQQGTVEAQENPLTLSYSSAFYEVCPYLIKTKHVYSLA